In Musa acuminata AAA Group cultivar baxijiao chromosome BXJ2-8, Cavendish_Baxijiao_AAA, whole genome shotgun sequence, one genomic interval encodes:
- the LOC135618306 gene encoding uncharacterized protein LOC135618306, with protein sequence MGNCQAAEAATVVIHHPGGKVERAYWSLSASQVMAANPGHYVAVIVDGYPSRLPPPALQSSTSSFRAYRSCSGSSSAGGAAPVKHLKLLRPDDALHIGHVYRLISFEEVVREFAWKRHVKLSRLLVKEEDKTRRPRRGHSRRGRGGATTIAGARRRQSRNDGGSGAAEPDASPATEQKEEVEAAMDAELEEVVRGMMTMGNSTRSRASFGGVGGGGGGGAPARHGQWRPALQSIAEVGS encoded by the exons ATGGGAAATTGCCAGGCGGCGGAGGCCGCGACGGTGGTCATCCACCACCCCGGAGGCAAAGTGGAGAGGGCGTACTGGTCGCTCAGCGCCAGTCAGGTCATGGCCGCCAACCCCGGCCACTACGTCGCCGTGATCGTAGACGGTTACCCCTCCCGGCTTCCTCCTCCGGCGCTTCAATCGTCCACCTCCTCCTTCCGTGCTTATCGTAGCTGCAGCGGCAGTAGCAGCGCCGGCGGAGCGGCGCCCGTGAAGCACCTCAAGCTGCTCCGACCCGACGACGCCCTCCACATCGGCCACGTCTATCGGCTCATCAGCTTCGAAG AGGTAGTGAGAGAGTTCGCGTGGAAGAGGCACGTTAAGCTGAGCCGTCTGCTCGTCAAAGAGGAGGACAAAACCAGGAGGCCCCGAAGAGGACATAGCCGCCGCGGCAGAGGGGGCGCCACAACCATCGCCGGAGCCCGGAGACGTCAGTCACGTAACGATGGTGGAAGTGGAGCGGCCGAGCCAGATGCATCTCCGGCGACG GAACAGAAAGAGGAGGTGGAGGCGGCAATGGATGCGGAGCTGGAGGAGGTGGTGCGGGGGATGATGACCATGGGGAATTCAACACGGTCAAGGGCCAGCTTCGGTGGcgttggtggtggtggcggtggtggagcACCAGCGCGGCATGGGCAGTGGAGGCCAGCGTTGCAGAGCATCGCAGAGGTCGGGAGTTGA
- the LOC103995795 gene encoding protein SOB FIVE-LIKE 5-like isoform X2, with amino-acid sequence MKVGEEEEEEEEEEMSSDCSSGCQSGWTTYLEQSSEFCKTVVDEKGGSYEHEEEEEEDLSMVSDASSGPPQLRLEDENHSRCCRKSNIGAWDTGCHGSAFAPPAAMAKDGFKKRRIGDPSSALVDTATSPLFSFSKTSFDKEDNFMKPFTEHVLDFPCSFSYVHVEEKSALQNPMNCLQSFTLFKPTPMSSKGGKKIW; translated from the exons ATGAAggtgggagaggaggaggaggaggaggaggaggaggagatgagctCAGACTGCAGCAGCGGGTGCCAGTCTGGTTGGACCACGTACCTTGAACAGTCCTCCGAGTTCTGCAAAACTGTCGTCGATGAGAAAGGTGGATCCTATGAacacgaggaagaggaggaggaggacctgTCCATGGTCTCTGATGCATCCTCTGGCCCGCCACAACTCCGTTTAGAGGATGAGAATCATAGCCGCTGCTGCCGGAAATCCAACATCGGCGCTTGGGACACTGGCTGCCATGGGTCTGCCTTCGCTCCACCTGCTGCGATGGCCAAAGACGGTTTCAAGAAGAGGAGGATTGGAGATCCTTCCTCTGCTTTGGTTGATACTGCTACCTCTCCTCTCTTCAGCTTTTCCAAG ACAAGCTTCGACAAGGAAGACAACTTCATGAAGCCATTTACGGAGCATGTTTTGGACTTCCCTTGTAGCTTCTCCTATGTCCATGTCGAG GAGAAGTCTGCTTTGCAAAACCCAATGAACTGCCTTCAATCCTTTACTCTTTTCAAGCCAACCCCA ATGTCCAGCAAAGGAGGGAAGAAAATATGGTGA
- the LOC103995795 gene encoding protein SOB FIVE-LIKE 5-like isoform X1: MKVGEEEEEEEEEEMSSDCSSGCQSGWTTYLEQSSEFCKTVVDEKGGSYEHEEEEEEDLSMVSDASSGPPQLRLEDENHSRCCRKSNIGAWDTGCHGSAFAPPAAMAKDGFKKRRIGDPSSALVDTATSPLFSFSKTSFDKEDNFMKPFTEHVLDFPCSFSYVHVEEKSALQNPMNCLQSFTLFKPTPVRPMSSKGGKKIW, translated from the exons ATGAAggtgggagaggaggaggaggaggaggaggaggaggagatgagctCAGACTGCAGCAGCGGGTGCCAGTCTGGTTGGACCACGTACCTTGAACAGTCCTCCGAGTTCTGCAAAACTGTCGTCGATGAGAAAGGTGGATCCTATGAacacgaggaagaggaggaggaggacctgTCCATGGTCTCTGATGCATCCTCTGGCCCGCCACAACTCCGTTTAGAGGATGAGAATCATAGCCGCTGCTGCCGGAAATCCAACATCGGCGCTTGGGACACTGGCTGCCATGGGTCTGCCTTCGCTCCACCTGCTGCGATGGCCAAAGACGGTTTCAAGAAGAGGAGGATTGGAGATCCTTCCTCTGCTTTGGTTGATACTGCTACCTCTCCTCTCTTCAGCTTTTCCAAG ACAAGCTTCGACAAGGAAGACAACTTCATGAAGCCATTTACGGAGCATGTTTTGGACTTCCCTTGTAGCTTCTCCTATGTCCATGTCGAG GAGAAGTCTGCTTTGCAAAACCCAATGAACTGCCTTCAATCCTTTACTCTTTTCAAGCCAACCCCAGTAAGACCA ATGTCCAGCAAAGGAGGGAAGAAAATATGGTGA
- the LOC103995793 gene encoding uncharacterized protein LOC103995793 isoform X2 yields MLGAMDGGCHHSSGESSEEELSVLPRHTKVVVTGNNRTKSVLVGLQGVVKKAVGLGGWHWLVLTNGIEVKLQRNALSVIEAPTGHEEDDEIECDNMHWNGSDVVCDDVQAQKPHRSRVRHHKGSSNKSLSRSQSCDSHSKGSISSSRGATWLVQKVDLSKLETRALWRYWRHFNLVDASPNPSKEQLVDAVQRHFMSQQLDELQVIIGFVQAAKRLKTVCN; encoded by the exons ATGCTGGGAGCAATGGACGGCGGGTGCCACCATAGCTCCGGGGAGAGCAGCGAGGAGGAGCTGTCGGTGCTGCCGCGGCACACCAAGGTGGTAGTGACCGGCAACAACCGGACCAAGTCGGTGCTCGTCGGCCTCCAGGGGGTCGTCAAGAAGGCTGTCGGCCTCGGCGGATGGCATTGGCTG GTTCTTACTAATGGCATAGAAGTGAAACTGCAAAGAAATGCCCTTAGTGTCATTGAAGCCCCTACTGGTCATGAGGAAGATGATGAGATTGAATGTGACAACATGCACTGGAATGGTTCGGATGTGG TGTGTGATGATGTGCAAGCACAAAAGCCACACAGGTCAAGAGTCAGGCACCATAAAGGGTCATCTAACAAATCCTTGAGCCGGTCTCAGTCCTGTGATTCACATTCTAAGGGATCTATTTCATCTTCCAGGGGTGCAACG TGGTTGGTGCAGAAAGTTGACCTGAGCAAGCTGGAAACAAGAGCATTGTGGAGATATTGGCGCCATTTTAATCTT GTGGATGCCAGTCCTAACCCTTCTAAAGAGCAGCTAGTTGATGCAGTCCAGAGGCACTTCATGTCACAG CAATTGGACGAGTTGCAGGTTATCATAGGGTTTGTGCAGGCTGCAAAGAGATTGAAGACAGTCTGTAATTGA
- the LOC103995793 gene encoding uncharacterized protein LOC103995793 isoform X1 — translation MLGAMDGGCHHSSGESSEEELSVLPRHTKVVVTGNNRTKSVLVGLQGVVKKAVGLGGWHWLVLTNGIEVKLQRNALSVIEAPTGHEEDDEIECDNMHWNGSDVVLAVCDDVQAQKPHRSRVRHHKGSSNKSLSRSQSCDSHSKGSISSSRGATWLVQKVDLSKLETRALWRYWRHFNLVDASPNPSKEQLVDAVQRHFMSQQLDELQVIIGFVQAAKRLKTVCN, via the exons ATGCTGGGAGCAATGGACGGCGGGTGCCACCATAGCTCCGGGGAGAGCAGCGAGGAGGAGCTGTCGGTGCTGCCGCGGCACACCAAGGTGGTAGTGACCGGCAACAACCGGACCAAGTCGGTGCTCGTCGGCCTCCAGGGGGTCGTCAAGAAGGCTGTCGGCCTCGGCGGATGGCATTGGCTG GTTCTTACTAATGGCATAGAAGTGAAACTGCAAAGAAATGCCCTTAGTGTCATTGAAGCCCCTACTGGTCATGAGGAAGATGATGAGATTGAATGTGACAACATGCACTGGAATGGTTCGGATGTGG TTCTTGCAGTGTGTGATGATGTGCAAGCACAAAAGCCACACAGGTCAAGAGTCAGGCACCATAAAGGGTCATCTAACAAATCCTTGAGCCGGTCTCAGTCCTGTGATTCACATTCTAAGGGATCTATTTCATCTTCCAGGGGTGCAACG TGGTTGGTGCAGAAAGTTGACCTGAGCAAGCTGGAAACAAGAGCATTGTGGAGATATTGGCGCCATTTTAATCTT GTGGATGCCAGTCCTAACCCTTCTAAAGAGCAGCTAGTTGATGCAGTCCAGAGGCACTTCATGTCACAG CAATTGGACGAGTTGCAGGTTATCATAGGGTTTGTGCAGGCTGCAAAGAGATTGAAGACAGTCTGTAATTGA
- the LOC103995793 gene encoding uncharacterized protein LOC103995793 isoform X4, whose protein sequence is MLGAMDGGCHHSSGESSEEELSVLPRHTKVVVTGNNRTKSVLVGLQGVVKKAVGLGGWHWLVLTNGIEVKLQRNALSVIEAPTGHEEDDEIECDNMHWNGSDVVCDDVQAQKPHRSRVRHHKGSSNKSLSRSQSCDSHSKGSISSSRGATKVDLSKLETRALWRYWRHFNLVDASPNPSKEQLVDAVQRHFMSQQLDELQVIIGFVQAAKRLKTVCN, encoded by the exons ATGCTGGGAGCAATGGACGGCGGGTGCCACCATAGCTCCGGGGAGAGCAGCGAGGAGGAGCTGTCGGTGCTGCCGCGGCACACCAAGGTGGTAGTGACCGGCAACAACCGGACCAAGTCGGTGCTCGTCGGCCTCCAGGGGGTCGTCAAGAAGGCTGTCGGCCTCGGCGGATGGCATTGGCTG GTTCTTACTAATGGCATAGAAGTGAAACTGCAAAGAAATGCCCTTAGTGTCATTGAAGCCCCTACTGGTCATGAGGAAGATGATGAGATTGAATGTGACAACATGCACTGGAATGGTTCGGATGTGG TGTGTGATGATGTGCAAGCACAAAAGCCACACAGGTCAAGAGTCAGGCACCATAAAGGGTCATCTAACAAATCCTTGAGCCGGTCTCAGTCCTGTGATTCACATTCTAAGGGATCTATTTCATCTTCCAGGGGTGCAACG AAAGTTGACCTGAGCAAGCTGGAAACAAGAGCATTGTGGAGATATTGGCGCCATTTTAATCTT GTGGATGCCAGTCCTAACCCTTCTAAAGAGCAGCTAGTTGATGCAGTCCAGAGGCACTTCATGTCACAG CAATTGGACGAGTTGCAGGTTATCATAGGGTTTGTGCAGGCTGCAAAGAGATTGAAGACAGTCTGTAATTGA
- the LOC103995793 gene encoding uncharacterized protein LOC103995793 isoform X3 yields MLGAMDGGCHHSSGESSEEELSVLPRHTKVVVTGNNRTKSVLVGLQGVVKKAVGLGGWHWLVLTNGIEVKLQRNALSVIEAPTGHEEDDEIECDNMHWNGSDVVLAVCDDVQAQKPHRSRVRHHKGSSNKSLSRSQSCDSHSKGSISSSRGATKVDLSKLETRALWRYWRHFNLVDASPNPSKEQLVDAVQRHFMSQQLDELQVIIGFVQAAKRLKTVCN; encoded by the exons ATGCTGGGAGCAATGGACGGCGGGTGCCACCATAGCTCCGGGGAGAGCAGCGAGGAGGAGCTGTCGGTGCTGCCGCGGCACACCAAGGTGGTAGTGACCGGCAACAACCGGACCAAGTCGGTGCTCGTCGGCCTCCAGGGGGTCGTCAAGAAGGCTGTCGGCCTCGGCGGATGGCATTGGCTG GTTCTTACTAATGGCATAGAAGTGAAACTGCAAAGAAATGCCCTTAGTGTCATTGAAGCCCCTACTGGTCATGAGGAAGATGATGAGATTGAATGTGACAACATGCACTGGAATGGTTCGGATGTGG TTCTTGCAGTGTGTGATGATGTGCAAGCACAAAAGCCACACAGGTCAAGAGTCAGGCACCATAAAGGGTCATCTAACAAATCCTTGAGCCGGTCTCAGTCCTGTGATTCACATTCTAAGGGATCTATTTCATCTTCCAGGGGTGCAACG AAAGTTGACCTGAGCAAGCTGGAAACAAGAGCATTGTGGAGATATTGGCGCCATTTTAATCTT GTGGATGCCAGTCCTAACCCTTCTAAAGAGCAGCTAGTTGATGCAGTCCAGAGGCACTTCATGTCACAG CAATTGGACGAGTTGCAGGTTATCATAGGGTTTGTGCAGGCTGCAAAGAGATTGAAGACAGTCTGTAATTGA
- the LOC135620185 gene encoding protein CLT2, chloroplastic-like has product MELSAAAFRFHRCAAPHLALNRSVATANPPSLWNRRVPPIAPLAVRLDRRDPLLLTGGRSRLFSSWLRESKEPAFSAVRAIRGEMEPAGSLSGKIAVASTVTILLAVLNRVLYKLALVPMKEYPFFLAQVTTFGYVAVYFFILYLRYSAGIVTKEMLALPKSQFIAIGFLEALGVASGMSAGAMLPGPAIPILSQTFLVWQLILSVLILGRKYSFIQVFGCLLVTAGVVISVASGANNGEFLSQVELLWPALMVASSAFQAAASILKEFVFIDGAKRLWGKPPDIFVVNSFGSGFQALFVFLLLPFLSNIRGIPFAELPAYLRSGAACFLNVGSLTKGCEGAPLLPLLFIAMNMAFNISLLNLVKMSSALVSSLAITLAVPLSIYILSLPLPYIPEGASLNVHFVVGAAILVLGLIIYNLPRSADQNYKSD; this is encoded by the exons ATGGAACTCTCCGCTGCTGCATTCCGCTTCCACCGTTGCGCCGCTCCACACCTTGCCCTCAACCGATCCGTCGCCACAGCCAATCCGCCGTCGCTTTGGAATCGTAGGGTTCCTCCAATCGCTCCTTTGGCGGTGCGCCTTGACCGCCGCGATCCCCTGCTTCTTACTGGTGGAAGGAGCCGGTTGTTCTCCAGTTGGTTGAGGGAGAGTAAAGAACCGGCCTTTTCCGCGGTTAGGGCTATCAGGGGCGAAATGGAGCCTGCTGGTAGTCTTAGCGGGAAAATTGCGGTCGCTTCGACGGTCACGATTCTCCTGGCGGTCCTCAACCGGGTCCTCTACAAGCTCGCCCTCGTCCCTATGAAGGAATACCCCTTCTTCTTGGCTCAAGTTACAACCTTCGG TTATGTGGCGGTATATTTCTTCATTCTCTACCTTAGATATAGTGCCGGTATTGTAACCAAGGAAATGCTGGCGCTCCCAAAATCGCAGTTTATAGCAATTGGCTTTCTGGAAGCTCTTGGTGTTGCTTCAGGAATGTCGGCAGGAG CTATGCTTCCTGGACCAGCCATTCCTATATTGTCTCAG ACTTTCTTGGTCTGGCAACTCATCTTGTCTGTCCTGATCTTGGGAAGGAAATACTCATTCATCCAAGTTTTTGGTTGCTTACTTGTAACTGCTGGAGTTGTTATATCTGTGGCAAG TGGGGCAAATAATGGTGAATTTCTATCTCAAGTCGAACTTCTTTGGCCTGCACTAATGGTAGCTTCATCTGCATTTCAAGCTGCTGCATCCATTCTCAAG GAATTTGTTTTCATTGATGGGGCAAAGCGCCTTTGG GGAAAGCCTCCTGACATATTTGTTGTCAATTCTTTCGGATCTGGGTTTCAG GCTCTTtttgttttccttcttcttccatttctttcgaACATAAGAGGAATTCCTTTTGCTGAACTCCCTGCATACCTGAGAAGTGGTGCCGCATGCTTTTTAAATGTTGGCAGCCTTACGAAAG GCTGTGAAGGTGCACCATTGTTGCCtctacttttcatcgcaatgaATATGGCTTTTAATATATCATTGCTTAATCTGGTGAAGATGTCATCTGCATTGGTTTCTTCTCTTGCAATAACACTAGCAg TTCCACTTTCCATCTATATTCTCTCACTTCCACTACCTTACATCCCTGAAGGCGCAAGCTTGAATGTTCACTTTGTTGTTGGTGCTGCCATTCTGGTTCTGGGATTAATAATATACAATCTCCCTCGATCAGCAGATCAAAATTATAAAAGTGATTGA